The following proteins are encoded in a genomic region of Synechococcus sp. ROS8604:
- the arsS gene encoding arsenosugar biosynthesis radical SAM (seleno)protein ArsS (Some members of this family are selenoproteins.): MTSISPLTEQDPKRRAKPFPALNRGELETIQVNLGYRCNQSCSHCHVNAGPWRTEMMEEEHIKLIPKVLQTLKLNCLDLTGGAPELHPQFRSLVQEARDLGVQVIDRCNLTILQEPGQEDLAAFLADAGVKVVASLPCFEEGRVDTQRGAGVFQRSIAGLQSLNALGYGMPNSNLELDLVFNPSGAQLPPAQGELERIYREKLLGNHGIHFSRLLTITNMPIQRFAQTLKAHGELEDYYALLHQAHRDNNLSAVMCRHLISVDWTGHLFDCDFNQQLGIPVRSGPRTLNELLNQFGSVNNQPIAVGAHCFGCTAGGGSSCGGALS; this comes from the coding sequence TTGACATCCATCTCCCCTCTCACTGAGCAAGATCCCAAGCGAAGGGCGAAGCCGTTCCCTGCACTCAACCGTGGAGAGCTGGAGACAATTCAAGTGAATCTGGGCTACCGCTGCAATCAGAGCTGCAGCCATTGTCATGTCAATGCGGGACCGTGGCGAACGGAAATGATGGAAGAGGAGCACATCAAGCTCATTCCCAAGGTTCTCCAAACGCTCAAACTCAACTGCCTCGACCTAACGGGAGGTGCTCCAGAACTGCATCCCCAATTCCGATCACTGGTCCAAGAAGCTCGGGACCTTGGTGTTCAAGTGATTGATCGCTGCAATCTCACGATCCTGCAAGAACCTGGCCAAGAAGATTTAGCTGCATTTTTGGCCGATGCAGGAGTCAAAGTGGTTGCTTCTCTCCCATGTTTTGAAGAGGGGAGAGTAGACACCCAACGAGGGGCTGGTGTTTTTCAGCGCAGTATTGCTGGCCTACAAAGCCTGAATGCACTGGGTTATGGAATGCCTAATAGCAACCTTGAACTGGATTTAGTCTTCAATCCTTCAGGGGCACAATTACCACCAGCACAAGGAGAATTAGAACGCATATATCGCGAAAAACTCTTGGGAAATCATGGCATTCATTTCAGCAGATTATTAACCATCACAAACATGCCAATTCAAAGATTTGCCCAAACGTTAAAGGCCCATGGTGAGCTTGAGGATTATTACGCCTTGCTGCATCAAGCCCATCGCGACAACAACCTCAGCGCAGTGATGTGCAGACATTTGATCAGTGTCGACTGGACTGGACATTTGTTCGACTGCGATTTCAATCAACAATTAGGCATCCCCGTGCGTTCTGGACCAAGGACCCTTAATGAACTTCTGAATCAATTTGGAAGCGTCAACAACCAACCGATAGCTGTTGGAGCTCACTGTTTCGGATGCACAGCTGGAGGAGGCTCCAGCTGTGGTGGAGCCCTTAGCTGA
- a CDS encoding nucleoside 2-deoxyribosyltransferase produces MTSKTIYLASPYGFSAQCKRLLIPEFVEALAHLGLTVWEPFERNANLDTSGPGWAYRVAQQCMQDVRDADGVFAIVNGTPPDEGVMVEVGAAYALNKPVFLFRDDFRRCTDSDQYPLNLMLFAGLPESDWQEMVYDSMDSIKNRDRSLAQWAQLG; encoded by the coding sequence ATGACATCGAAAACCATTTATCTTGCTTCTCCTTACGGGTTTTCCGCCCAGTGCAAGCGCCTTCTGATTCCTGAGTTTGTGGAGGCTCTAGCCCATCTTGGTCTTACGGTTTGGGAGCCTTTTGAGCGCAATGCCAATCTCGACACCAGCGGGCCTGGATGGGCCTATCGCGTGGCCCAGCAATGCATGCAGGATGTCCGTGACGCTGACGGGGTCTTTGCGATCGTGAATGGAACTCCACCAGATGAGGGGGTGATGGTGGAGGTTGGAGCTGCTTATGCACTCAACAAACCTGTTTTCCTGTTCCGTGACGACTTTCGCCGTTGCACCGATTCTGATCAGTACCCTCTCAACTTGATGCTCTTTGCCGGGTTACCTGAATCGGACTGGCAGGAGATGGTGTACGACTCAATGGATTCAATTAAAAATCGTGATCGCTCCCTGGCTCAATGGGCGCAACTGGGCTGA
- a CDS encoding response regulator transcription factor, producing MVSTSQFVPTAGQPREPFRVLVVEPHPTLRTVLVQRLRQDGHLTAAVSSPAEAQELCQDQSPDLLVCAELLEQSSALRLAQQLRSPVIVLTARTGAEPVVGLLDDGADDVLRKPFGLEELAARCRTLLKRGHSGLQERVSVGPLEVHLLLRQVTLREKPVELSPREFALLCALLMPPGMVRSRQELLRMAWPPFSGGPRSVDTQVLTLRRKLEQAGLGDGGGITTVRQQGYRFSLENIRD from the coding sequence TTGGTCTCCACTTCACAATTCGTGCCGACTGCAGGTCAGCCTCGAGAACCGTTCCGGGTTCTGGTTGTTGAGCCTCACCCCACGCTGAGAACTGTTCTGGTTCAGCGTTTGCGTCAAGACGGTCATCTGACGGCAGCGGTTTCCTCCCCTGCTGAAGCTCAGGAGCTTTGCCAGGACCAATCTCCTGATTTATTGGTTTGTGCTGAGCTCCTCGAGCAAAGTTCGGCTTTGCGCTTGGCCCAACAATTGCGGTCGCCCGTCATCGTCTTAACCGCTCGTACCGGCGCTGAGCCGGTCGTTGGTCTCCTCGACGACGGTGCTGACGATGTGCTCCGCAAGCCCTTCGGTCTTGAGGAATTAGCGGCACGCTGCCGCACGCTGCTTAAGCGGGGCCATAGCGGTCTTCAAGAGCGCGTCAGTGTGGGGCCGTTAGAAGTTCATCTCCTTCTTCGCCAGGTCACCCTGCGCGAGAAGCCTGTGGAACTCAGCCCACGGGAATTCGCCTTGCTCTGCGCTTTGTTGATGCCTCCCGGCATGGTGCGGAGTCGTCAGGAATTGCTGCGAATGGCGTGGCCTCCCTTTAGTGGAGGTCCGCGATCTGTTGACACTCAGGTGCTCACCCTGCGTCGCAAACTGGAACAAGCAGGGTTGGGAGACGGCGGTGGTATCACCACCGTTCGCCAGCAGGGCTACCGATTCAGTCTTGAAAACATCAGGGACTAA
- a CDS encoding MgPME-cyclase complex family protein, with protein sequence MTTHHFVAASARFLTEEEPLEEVLKERRRHYGEQGKTIDFWLVRNPSFLNTPELSEIKAKVPQPSAAVVSTDATFITFMKLRLEYVIEGQFEAPTDSIPDPLAEAN encoded by the coding sequence ATGACCACCCATCATTTTGTTGCAGCCAGTGCTCGCTTTTTGACAGAAGAGGAACCTCTGGAAGAAGTGCTTAAAGAAAGACGCAGGCATTACGGCGAACAGGGCAAAACCATTGATTTTTGGCTGGTTCGCAATCCAAGTTTTCTCAATACTCCTGAATTATCTGAAATCAAAGCCAAGGTTCCCCAACCTTCCGCAGCAGTGGTTTCTACAGATGCAACCTTCATCACATTTATGAAGTTGAGGCTGGAATATGTGATCGAGGGACAATTCGAAGCACCAACTGATTCCATTCCAGATCCTCTTGCTGAAGCGAACTGA
- a CDS encoding Fur family transcriptional regulator, translating into MASLPVPVEGPLERGLHQDGRRLTPQRRLILDLFEQIGGGTHLSAEDVHRLLVDSKARVSLATIYRTLRLLVEMGFLQELELSDGGRRFELSSGDHGDHHHLICVRCGRTEEFESIPVLEAGRDAAKRFNFELIESSLNVRAVCPNCL; encoded by the coding sequence ATGGCCTCGTTGCCAGTTCCGGTTGAAGGACCTCTAGAGCGTGGTTTGCATCAGGACGGCAGGCGCTTAACTCCCCAGCGTCGACTAATTCTCGATCTGTTTGAACAAATCGGTGGCGGTACTCACCTCAGTGCCGAGGATGTCCACCGTTTGCTGGTGGATTCAAAGGCCCGGGTCTCATTGGCGACGATTTACCGCACCTTGAGACTGTTGGTTGAGATGGGCTTTCTGCAAGAGCTTGAACTGAGTGATGGCGGTCGTCGTTTCGAGCTCTCCAGCGGCGATCATGGCGATCATCATCATTTGATTTGCGTTCGTTGCGGCCGCACCGAAGAATTTGAAAGCATCCCGGTTCTTGAGGCTGGCCGTGATGCAGCCAAGCGATTCAACTTTGAACTGATCGAATCGAGTTTGAACGTGCGAGCCGTTTGCCCTAATTGCCTTTAA
- a CDS encoding glutathione S-transferase family protein, whose amino-acid sequence MTIILYGGPQTRASMPRWYMEEMGIAYELVELSLAEGQHLKEDFLSINPFGKLPAMKDDSVVDANGQPLVLFESGAILLHLAEHHGNEVKRPYDRSLISQWTHFANSTLAFAIFVPDQKAKTLPRLLTQLNSEIAKGYFVNNKWGAADCAISSYLAYIKLFFPSEDLSAYPSVEALIQSTRERPSYKKIMGIG is encoded by the coding sequence ATGACAATCATCCTTTATGGCGGGCCCCAAACCCGCGCCTCCATGCCCCGTTGGTACATGGAAGAAATGGGCATTGCCTATGAGCTTGTAGAACTCTCGCTGGCTGAAGGACAACATCTAAAAGAAGATTTTCTATCGATTAATCCCTTCGGGAAACTTCCAGCTATGAAGGATGATTCCGTTGTCGATGCCAACGGACAACCTCTTGTCTTATTTGAATCAGGAGCCATTTTATTGCATTTAGCTGAGCATCATGGCAACGAGGTAAAAAGGCCATACGATCGATCATTAATTAGCCAATGGACACATTTTGCCAACTCAACATTAGCGTTTGCGATTTTTGTTCCAGACCAAAAAGCAAAAACCCTGCCAAGACTTTTGACGCAACTAAATTCAGAAATTGCAAAAGGATATTTTGTCAACAACAAATGGGGTGCCGCTGATTGCGCAATCTCATCTTATTTGGCATATATCAAATTATTCTTCCCAAGTGAGGATCTCAGTGCCTATCCTTCAGTCGAAGCATTAATTCAATCCACGCGCGAACGTCCTTCCTATAAAAAGATTATGGGGATCGGCTAA
- a CDS encoding pyridoxine 5'-phosphate synthase: protein MASLGVNIDHIANVRQARRTVEPDPVPMALMAELGGADGITIHLREDRRHIQDRDLTLLRQTVRTRLNLEMAATSEMVEIALREQPDMVTLVPERREEVTTEGGLDVRSQCKSLSSVIDTLQSNDIPVSLFVDPDRNQLEACQQTGARWVELHTGRYAQASWREQPMTMARLIEATEQARSMGLRVNAGHGLTYQNVEPIAAIPGMEELNIGHTIVARALSVGLQEAVREMKCLVQNPRRDPLFGSSCS from the coding sequence GTGGCCAGTCTCGGGGTCAACATTGATCACATTGCCAATGTCAGGCAAGCCAGGCGCACGGTCGAACCCGATCCTGTGCCGATGGCCTTAATGGCTGAATTGGGTGGTGCTGATGGGATCACGATTCACCTCAGGGAAGATCGCCGTCATATCCAAGATCGTGACTTAACGCTCTTACGGCAAACCGTTCGGACCCGCTTGAATTTGGAAATGGCGGCCACTTCAGAAATGGTGGAGATTGCGCTGCGTGAACAACCAGACATGGTCACGTTGGTTCCCGAACGGCGAGAAGAAGTCACAACAGAGGGTGGCCTAGACGTTCGAAGTCAGTGCAAAAGCTTGTCCTCCGTGATCGATACGCTCCAAAGCAATGACATTCCTGTCAGTTTGTTCGTAGATCCAGATCGAAACCAGCTGGAGGCTTGTCAGCAAACCGGTGCCCGTTGGGTTGAACTTCACACCGGACGCTATGCGCAGGCCAGCTGGAGGGAACAACCCATGACCATGGCGCGTCTGATCGAGGCAACGGAACAGGCTCGGTCGATGGGATTGAGGGTGAATGCAGGCCATGGATTGACGTATCAAAACGTGGAGCCCATTGCTGCAATTCCAGGAATGGAGGAGCTCAACATCGGTCACACCATCGTGGCTAGGGCTCTTTCTGTGGGCTTACAAGAAGCAGTAAGAGAGATGAAGTGTCTGGTTCAGAATCCCAGACGTGACCCCTTGTTCGGAAGCAGTTGCTCATGA
- the grxD gene encoding Grx4 family monothiol glutaredoxin, with protein MDSQTKERIQALIQSSPIFVFMKGTKLMPQCGFSNNVVQILNALGMNFETFDVLSDMEIRQGIKDYSEWPTIPQVYVKGEFMGGSDILIEMYNSGELKEKLEIELAS; from the coding sequence ATGGATTCCCAAACCAAAGAGCGCATTCAGGCGCTGATCCAGTCCAGCCCAATTTTTGTGTTCATGAAGGGCACGAAATTAATGCCTCAATGCGGCTTTTCAAACAATGTGGTTCAGATCCTCAATGCCCTAGGCATGAATTTTGAAACCTTCGATGTGTTGTCGGACATGGAAATCCGTCAGGGCATCAAAGATTACTCAGAATGGCCCACGATTCCCCAGGTCTATGTGAAAGGGGAATTCATGGGTGGATCGGACATCCTGATCGAAATGTATAACTCTGGCGAGCTGAAGGAAAAATTGGAGATCGAGCTCGCCAGCTAA
- a CDS encoding phosphoribosyltransferase, translating to MQQLSWIQFDLAVETISERYGSRSFAGVYGVPRGGVCLAVALSHAFSLPWLPEPKDGCLVVDDVYETGQTLRAIREQVDATFVVWMSKCAPEWWDAATTISADEWLVFPWENVDLAVEDEGLYRASRSMHP from the coding sequence ATGCAGCAACTTTCTTGGATCCAATTTGATTTAGCTGTTGAGACAATCTCTGAACGCTATGGTTCTCGTTCTTTTGCAGGCGTTTACGGTGTTCCTCGAGGTGGTGTTTGTCTTGCAGTGGCTTTGAGTCACGCGTTCTCCCTTCCTTGGCTGCCAGAACCAAAGGACGGTTGCTTAGTTGTGGACGATGTGTATGAAACTGGGCAGACCTTGAGAGCCATCCGCGAACAGGTTGACGCGACTTTTGTTGTTTGGATGAGCAAGTGCGCTCCAGAATGGTGGGATGCTGCTACAACGATCTCAGCTGATGAATGGTTGGTTTTTCCTTGGGAAAATGTTGACCTTGCAGTAGAAGATGAAGGTCTCTATCGCGCCTCAAGATCCATGCATCCCTGA
- a CDS encoding DUF6761 family protein, giving the protein MTSLQHPEAIRHFQSLCDACQELTTRYHTPSELRLYADGYLHALRRSSALETPEMARLESLVERWIMDPSSFIGPDGDVSTLYSHPHRDW; this is encoded by the coding sequence ATGACATCCCTTCAGCATCCGGAAGCCATTCGACACTTCCAGTCGCTGTGTGATGCCTGTCAGGAACTGACTACCAGGTACCACACCCCATCTGAGCTGAGACTGTATGCCGATGGGTATTTGCACGCACTGAGGCGCAGTAGCGCCTTGGAAACCCCCGAAATGGCTCGCCTCGAGTCGCTGGTTGAGCGATGGATCATGGATCCATCCAGCTTTATTGGCCCCGATGGGGACGTCAGTACGTTGTACAGCCATCCCCATCGCGATTGGTAA
- a CDS encoding BolA family protein encodes MVQSEAVSSAIRRTLPDAQVSVEDLTGGGDHLQVKVVSAKFEGLTRIKQHQLVYGALREDFASEAIHALALITSTPG; translated from the coding sequence ATGGTTCAGTCAGAGGCGGTGAGTTCGGCAATTCGCCGAACTCTTCCCGATGCTCAGGTCTCAGTGGAAGACCTCACAGGGGGTGGAGATCATCTTCAAGTGAAAGTGGTGTCTGCAAAATTCGAGGGTCTCACCCGAATCAAACAGCACCAATTGGTCTACGGGGCCTTGCGTGAAGATTTTGCCAGTGAGGCGATTCACGCATTGGCGCTTATCACTTCAACTCCTGGCTAA
- a CDS encoding 1-acyl-sn-glycerol-3-phosphate acyltransferase produces MNPFWSSLAMLFTQDLALPWYFRERHVLGAHHLPKEGPVLLAPTHRARWDALILPMATGRRITGRDCRFMVTRSEMIGLQGWFLYRLGCFPVDQGRPTLTTLRYAIDLLASSQQVVVFPEGKINRTDEPIRLRQGLVRLAQLSKTNGIPVSVVPVGIAYSEASPSPFSSAAICFEAPLLAEGTGREAAAHMSQQLADRMHTAEQAARQAVGRPLRSH; encoded by the coding sequence ATGAATCCGTTTTGGTCATCGCTTGCGATGTTGTTCACGCAAGACTTGGCTTTGCCTTGGTATTTCCGAGAGCGTCATGTGCTCGGAGCCCATCATTTGCCTAAGGAGGGTCCTGTGCTTTTGGCTCCGACCCATCGAGCTCGCTGGGATGCTCTGATCTTGCCCATGGCGACAGGTCGACGCATCACCGGCCGTGATTGCCGCTTCATGGTGACGCGCAGTGAAATGATTGGCCTTCAGGGCTGGTTTCTTTATCGGCTGGGCTGCTTTCCCGTGGACCAAGGACGTCCCACACTGACGACGCTTCGCTACGCAATCGATCTCTTGGCGTCTAGCCAGCAGGTGGTGGTGTTTCCCGAGGGGAAAATCAACCGCACCGACGAACCGATTCGGTTGCGCCAGGGGCTGGTTCGTCTTGCCCAACTTTCCAAAACGAATGGGATTCCCGTCAGCGTGGTTCCCGTAGGGATCGCCTACAGCGAGGCCAGTCCCTCCCCTTTTAGTAGTGCTGCAATCTGCTTTGAAGCCCCCCTCCTAGCCGAGGGAACGGGTCGAGAAGCTGCAGCTCACATGAGTCAACAATTAGCAGATCGGATGCATACGGCTGAACAAGCGGCCCGACAGGCAGTGGGCCGACCGCTAAGAAGCCACTAA
- a CDS encoding cell division protein SepF, with protein sequence MLQPRGFEEGLDAVMAVREQRTVLLNLSEMEPKLAQRTADFVSGGVYALQGQERRVGERVLLFAPASVDIDQLS encoded by the coding sequence GTGCTCCAACCCCGAGGATTCGAAGAGGGGTTGGACGCGGTCATGGCTGTACGCGAGCAACGCACTGTTCTGCTCAACCTTTCAGAGATGGAGCCGAAACTGGCGCAGCGCACCGCTGACTTCGTTTCTGGTGGCGTCTATGCCCTGCAGGGGCAGGAGCGTCGTGTGGGAGAGCGGGTGTTGTTATTTGCACCAGCTTCTGTTGATATTGATCAGCTCAGCTAA
- a CDS encoding DUF3598 family protein: MHDLRETLLLHNSGHWQGCFIRMDHTGREQERFSTSLEVKEAEGFIQTCLTYKENGRQQSMNFGSIPPSMQVTQTGHWSTGPNFITPWNWVAELCVVNQQQRRRMIVRHGVSGLERIIYVVEAKEDTEQQNPSQPLQCQSTSFGSLQIWQPEPGVELFIDPRDRQQGDITGCGIRWCDQNGITHQILRQYNAEGALSPLSGSWIDQPSCAH, translated from the coding sequence ATGCATGATCTTCGTGAAACCTTGCTCCTGCACAACAGTGGCCATTGGCAGGGATGCTTTATCAGAATGGATCACACAGGAAGAGAACAAGAGCGCTTCTCCACTTCCCTTGAGGTCAAAGAAGCCGAAGGCTTTATTCAGACGTGTTTGACCTACAAAGAGAATGGCCGGCAGCAATCGATGAATTTCGGATCGATTCCTCCATCGATGCAAGTCACACAGACTGGACACTGGTCAACAGGTCCCAATTTCATCACACCATGGAACTGGGTTGCGGAGCTCTGCGTTGTCAATCAACAACAACGCCGACGCATGATCGTTCGCCATGGGGTGAGCGGACTCGAACGGATCATTTATGTCGTAGAAGCCAAAGAAGACACAGAACAACAAAACCCGTCACAACCACTGCAGTGCCAATCAACATCCTTTGGATCGTTACAGATTTGGCAACCGGAGCCAGGAGTGGAGTTATTCATTGATCCAAGAGATCGCCAACAAGGAGACATCACGGGCTGTGGTATCCGCTGGTGTGATCAAAACGGAATCACGCATCAAATTCTGCGTCAGTACAACGCAGAAGGTGCCCTTTCCCCTTTATCGGGCAGTTGGATTGATCAGCCCAGTTGCGCCCATTGA
- a CDS encoding SDR family NAD(P)-dependent oxidoreductase: protein MQDQTAQRILITGGSSGIGLEASKQLTQRGHRLTLLCRTAERCQKTVRTLSAESEEHIKAEGIAMNLTDLKSIETGCSTILQKNEPIDTLILNAGLQNVGIKEPRLTEQGIEETFCVNHLAHQLIAMRLLPLLIKSKKPRLVITSSEVHNPISGGGRVGLPATLGTLAGLKDQKSMAMLNGQNNFDADKAYKDSKLCNILMAKHITIKLKQSGQEIPVLAWSPGLVIPQGSGGFFRTSRQQNPIGLAVFTFVARDLLRLTETVQKAGSLLAGLADRSIYEKNGFQYISNQLIRPGKHVFKETEISNEGNNEKLGEELWTLSEHLINQKLGETH, encoded by the coding sequence ATGCAAGACCAGACTGCGCAACGAATTCTGATCACAGGAGGAAGTTCTGGCATCGGACTCGAAGCAAGCAAACAATTAACGCAGAGAGGGCATCGCCTCACACTGCTCTGCCGCACAGCAGAGCGCTGTCAAAAAACGGTCAGAACCCTGTCGGCAGAGAGCGAGGAGCACATAAAAGCAGAAGGAATAGCCATGAACCTCACAGATCTCAAAAGCATTGAAACTGGTTGCAGCACAATCCTTCAAAAAAATGAACCGATCGACACCCTCATTCTGAATGCTGGATTACAAAATGTAGGAATCAAAGAGCCACGATTGACTGAACAAGGAATCGAAGAAACGTTCTGCGTTAATCATCTGGCCCATCAACTGATCGCCATGCGCCTGCTGCCATTGCTTATCAAAAGCAAGAAACCTCGGCTCGTGATCACCAGCTCTGAAGTGCACAACCCAATCAGTGGAGGAGGGCGCGTTGGCCTACCAGCCACACTAGGAACACTTGCTGGATTAAAAGATCAGAAAAGCATGGCAATGCTCAACGGCCAAAATAATTTTGATGCCGACAAAGCCTATAAAGATAGTAAGCTCTGCAATATCCTCATGGCAAAACATATTACGATCAAACTCAAACAAAGTGGGCAAGAGATCCCAGTGCTTGCATGGAGCCCTGGGCTCGTCATTCCTCAAGGAAGCGGTGGCTTTTTTCGAACAAGTCGTCAGCAAAATCCAATCGGCCTGGCTGTCTTTACGTTCGTTGCAAGAGACTTACTTCGGCTAACAGAAACCGTGCAAAAAGCAGGATCACTCCTTGCAGGACTAGCCGATAGATCTATCTATGAAAAGAACGGTTTTCAATACATCAGCAATCAACTAATAAGACCTGGAAAACATGTTTTCAAAGAAACGGAGATAAGCAATGAGGGAAACAATGAGAAGCTTGGAGAGGAACTATGGACACTCAGCGAACACTTGATCAATCAGAAACTCGGCGAGACCCATTAG